A single region of the Anguilla anguilla isolate fAngAng1 chromosome 17, fAngAng1.pri, whole genome shotgun sequence genome encodes:
- the LOC118215995 gene encoding guanine nucleotide-binding protein G(I)/G(S)/G(O) subunit gamma-12-like, protein MSGTGCSSNSVLQARRVVEQLRVEAGMERIKISIAAAQLVQYCQEHGRSDPLLTGIATSANPFKDKKTCVLL, encoded by the exons ATGTCGGGGACAGGCTGCAGCAGCAACAGCGTTCTGCAGGCGCGGAGGGTGGTGGAGCAGCTGAGGGTGGAGGCCGGCATGGAGAGGATCAAG ATCTCCATCGCAGCGGCTCAGCTGGTGCAGTACTGCCAGGAGCACGGTCGAAGCGACCCCCTCCTCACCGGCATTGCCACCTCCGCCAACCCCTTTAAGGACAAGAAGACCTGCGTGCTGCTGTAG